Sequence from the Pseudomonas frederiksbergensis genome:
GATAGAAAATCCGACGCGCACTTATAGAGAATCATCTGGCCCTTGACCGGCTCGACCGGCAACTTCAAGCCCAAGGTCTTGAGCAACTCGCCACTCCAGGCACCGGCGGCCAACACCACCTCATCGCCACGAATTTCACCAGCAGAACTGTGCACGCCCACCACACGTCCACCGTCGCGAATGAATCCACTGACTTCGCAGTGCTCATGAAGCGTGACATCGGGCAGCGCCAGCAAGGCTGCCTTGAGCGACTTCACCAGCCGCGGATTACGCACATTAGCCACGTCCGCCATGTAAATCGCCCGGGAAAATCCCGAACCGAGCACCGGCACCGCGTCGTGGACCTCGGAGATATCCACAGCCCGCAGCGGACGCCCTTCCCGCTCGGCCCAGGCCAGCGCTTCGTCCTGGTCGTCGAGGTCCAGCCAATACAGGCCGGTGACATGCACCTGCGGATCAATTCCGGTAGCGACAAACAAGCGCTCGCCCAGCTGTGGATAAAAATCCTGCGACCAATGGGCCAGCGCAGTGACCGCCGGGCTATAACGCCACGGGTACAACGGCGAAACGATACCGCCACCGGCCCAGGATGACTCCTGGCCAACGCCGGAACGGTCCAGCAGGACGACGCGCTGCCCTTCGGAGGCGAGATTGAATGCGGTCAGCAGGCCAATGACTCCGCCGCCAACGATCACCACTTGCTGTTGCTTGGTCATGTTCTGTTTCGGCTCACAAGACAGAGGGCGCGAGACAGCGCCCGAAAAAAGAAAAACTCAGCGGCCCCAGCAATCCTTGGCGGTCACGTCGGCGGCGGAGTTGACTATGTCCCGCTTGCCGGTGTTGTTGATCGTGAAATCACCGCATTTGTCCGTCGCCATGGACGACCCGCTCTTGCGCAAGGCTGTAAGAGTGAAAGCCTGGTCCGTCAGCGTCGTCGGGGTAATGGTGTAGAAATCATTGCCGGTGCTCAGGCCGGTCGCGTTGGTGTAGACGTTGTTCTTCGAGTAATGACGCTCGAGGATCTGCGCCTGCTCCGACAACAGCGAGGCGATCTCCGTACGCCGGGCCTTTTTCATGTACTCGGTCAGGCTCGGATAGCCGATGGTGATCACGATACCGATGATCGCAATGACGATCATGATTTCGATCAAGGTGAACCCACGGTTGGATCTGTGCATGCCTTGCCTCTCACTGTATTTGTCGCCACATGATGCGGCGGCTGCCGCCGACGGCTTTGCCCAGCAGGTCGGTGATACCGCCGCCGGAATCGTTCACGATCATGTTAGTGGCCCCGTTGGCACTGACGACGGCGCTCAGGGTCGGGATACCGCCCGTGAACACCACCCCCGCGGAAATCGTGTCGAGGCTGTTGAGCGAACCGTCGTTGTTGGTATCGAGTACCGCATAGTTGAGCATCTTACCGTTGAACGCATCCACTTCGATCAGTTTGCCGGTACCAAAGCTGGCGCAAGGGTCGGTGGTGTCCACGGCGGCGGTGGTAAAGACAACGCGTCCAAGCACCAGGTTGGCCGGGTTGATCACCCGCTCACCGGTCAACGCGTTGTTATATATCAGAGGCAGATACCAGCCCTTTTGGGTGGGATAAGCGACGTTGTTCTGGCTGGTGGTGACAAATTGCCCGGTGGTACCGGAAAAGATACTGGTGATCGACTGGGCCTGCAGGTTCGCGACGGTCATCTGCCCCGTGCCGCCGGCAGCGTCCCAGATCGAATAGAACCCCTGCAAATCCTTGTTTAGCTTGTCCACGGACTCATTGAACTTACCCGTGCCGAAAAACACCTGGATGCCTCCCTGAGGGTTCTCCGCCAGCAGGGGTTGTGCGGTGATCGGTTGCGTTGCGCCACCGGGCGCGGTGAATAACGGCTGGCCGGCAAATGCCAGGCCCCAGGTATTCGGAGAAGTACCACTGAGGTCGAATTTCCACATCCGTCCTCTCAAGTCACCACCGTAGGCGGCCTGCACCACGTTCTGCGAGTTGACCCGAAGCTTGACCGAGGACAGGCCGTTATTGGTTTCGCTGCTGTTGACGACGATTTTCCGGATCAGCGAACCGTCGCGAATGTCCACCACGTACAGCGCCGCCACACCGGTATTGCTACCGTAACCATTGGAAATGAAAGCGGCCCAGCGGCCATCCGCCAGCCGTGCCACTTCAGGGCGCGCGTAGGCGTAGCCCAGGTCATTGAATGCGTTGGCCGTGTTGGCAACGGTCGGCGCGCTGATCTCCCACAACGCCCGTATCGCGTTGCCCGCCGATGCATCGAACAGCTGCACCGCATAGAAAGCCCGGCCACCCGCGCCGGTTCCCCCCAGGGCAAGGGTTTTCCAGACGCTGCCCAGTTGCGCATCAAAGACGCCGACCTGCCCGTCCACCAGGAACTTATGGCTCACGCCGTTGATGTAGCTGGGATCAGCGATGAACTGCAATGAGGGCAGGACGCTCGATGGCATATAAGCATAACGCCGGGTTCCGTTCGTACTGTTGATGACACTGAAGAAACCGTCGTTGGCGTTCACCACCAGGCTGGCGTTCATGTTCGCGGCCTTGGTCGTCAGGTAGGTGCTGTAGCTGGTGTCGTTCACCAGGTCCGAAGCGGTCTGGTCGTTGGGTGAAGCCAGCACCAGCGGAGAGTTGATGATGTCCCCGAGCAAGACGCTGCGCACCTTCAGCCCGGTCCTGTTGACACCCTTGCTCCACTCCACCAGGTCGTTGCCGGTGACACCCGTTGGCAGGCCTTGGCTCAAACTGGCCTGCTGGGCCGGCGAGAAGTTGCCGTAGGCCAGGGTTACCGGCACGTTGGTCGCGGTGTTCCAGGACTGATAGATCGGCGCCGTTGCGCCGGGCACGATGGCGGTATCGGTGGTCCATTGCGCCGCCGCCGTGTTGACCGTTCCAGTGGAGTTGAAGCCGAACGCTCTTATGGTGCCGCGCCAATCCTTGGGATCATAGGTGGTCTGGTAGAAACTCGAAGTGCTGGTAAGCGTGGCGCCATTGCTGGTGCCGCCGCCTCCAGAACCGGCCTTGGAGGTGATGTCGCTGAGGGCCGATGACAGCGCCGAGCTCAGGCCCTCGCTGTTGGTGGCCGGATAATATTTGCCCGCGCCATAACGAGCGGCGTCGGAGAGCATCTGGTTGGTAACGGCAAATCCTACGGTGTAGGTATTGAGATATTGCCGGCCAAATTCGGCCCCATCCCAACTTTTCCCCGTGACGTCGGTACCGGTGGAGCGCATGTCGATGTCGAAGGCGAACTTGGCGATGTCATCCAGGTAAAGCGTGTCGCCCTCCGCATTGCCGAGCGGATCGGCTCCGTCGTTGCTGCTGATACCGTCCCAATTAGGCAGGCGGGATCCGCCCTGTGGGTCATTGGTCGGAAACGTTCGGTCATAAGTGGGCAGGCCGTCAGTGATCACGACACCGAAGTTCTTCTGGCATCGATACTGGATCGGGCTGGTGTAGGTGCTGGGGGTGCCGTTGTAATACGGCGCCATGCCACGGAAATAGCGAGTGACTTCGTAGTAACTTTCGGCCAATGGGGTGTTTGCCACGGCGCCCAGGCCGTTGATGGCATTGATCAGGGCGCTGTAGTTGCTGTTGGCCTGGGTCTGGGTGACGCTGCCACTCACTGGCGATAGATCGCTGATGGCCCGGGCAATATAGCCACCCGGGCCCGAATTGCTGCTGTTGGGCGGGTTGAAGGTGGCCAGGCCGATGCGCAGGGCGCGGTTGTTGGCGACCAGGTCGGTCGAGACATCCCGCGCGACGTTGATTCGGTAGTCGTTGGGAATCGTGCCCGTGGTGAAGTCCCGGCTGGAGCCGTTGGCCAGGGTCACCAGATAGGCCAGGTACCGGGCAGTATAACGGGTGTTACCGCCACCCACGGGATCCGGCAGCCGCAGACAGATCCGCCCGATACCGGATCGATAGAAGCCGTGCCAACCAGACGAGCAGCCGCCCCGTAAAAGCCCCACCAACAGGATGTTCGAATCGTCCAGGTCCAACTCATATCTGTCGTTGCAACTGCTACTGGAGTTACACGCGAACGTGCGCGTCTGCGTCGCCGCCGGGTCAAACCCCGCCGCCCAGATAATATTGTTCATACTCCCCGAATCGTCGATCAGCAGCATCACGTTGGGCGTCACCGCCGCCGCGCTCAACAATGGTGATTCCGAAGGCGTGAAGCCGTACACCGGAGCCGTCAGGTAGAGGCTGAGCAACACTCCCCACAACCAGCCCCGCAGCGCCCTAATATTTCGCATAGATGCTCTCCACCACGCTGCGCTGGTTATTGCCCACTACAGCCACCGCGGTGATCCGGTACAGCGTCGCCGAGGTATTGATCGGCACGTTGACTGCCGTAACCGTCGTGCCGATGTTCTGCACGCCATAAAACCCGCCCGCGGCAGCCACCCAGAGCACGCCCGACGACGAGTTGCGCCCCGCCGCGTTCACCGTCGCAGATTCGGCCGGTGGGGCACATTGGGCCGTGGTGGTGCAGACCGGCAATGAATACGTCTCGACCTGCACCGCGCTCTCCCCCACTCTCAGCGCTGCCTCGGCCAACTGGAACGACTGGTTGCGCTGCATGACGCTGCTGGTCATTTTTTCCTGGAGCGTGGCGCTCTGCATCGACGACAGGCCGATCAGCGTCAGCAGCAGCAAAAAGACCAGGCTGACCAGCAACGCCATACCGCGCTGGCGATGCTTGAGGCTTGTCGAGTTCATCGATTGCCTCCTCATAGCAGCCGGTTGCGCAAGGCGGCGACCACGTTGAAGGTCTGGTCGCGCACGCTGTTCTTTGGATCGAACAGCGTCAGCGTCAGGCGCACGCTGCGGATCAGCGCCGGGTCGGTCGGGTTGGCACTGTAGCTGCTGGCGGCGATGTCCGTTGCGCTGCCGGCCACGCCAAACATCACGTCGAACGCCCGCACGTTGTCCACCAGCACCGCCATGGTCGGGTTGCCTCGGCCACTGCCCAGGAGCAGTTGATTGTTGGTGAAGCCGTAGACCAGCCGACGGATCGGAAAGGCCAATTGCCCGCTCGCCGGGATTCGTGCGTCGGTGTAGGCGGTCGCCGTGTTACGGCAATCGGAAATGATGGTCCAGGCCGGCGTGCCGCCGCTGTTGCCGATGTCGGCCGTCACCAGGGTCAACCTGCGGTTGGCGTTGTCCCAGCGAATCGGTGTGATTTGGCTGGCGGCGAAATCGTTGTTCGAAGAGGCATCGGTAATGCTCGCCAGGCAGCCAAACATGCCCACCATGCGAATCTCCTGGACCATCTTGCTCAAGGCAAACCGTGCGTCTTCCTGCATCACCGCCGCAGCGTTCTGGCTGACATAGGTGTTCTTGGCGGAGATGAAAATCTGCACGACGCCCAACACGACGACCAGGCTGATCACCAGCGCGATCATCAATTCGATCAGGCCGAAGCCCCGGCTGCGTCTGTTCATGGCGGCGTCGCCACCGGATCGACGGCGACGCGGCTGGTCAACACGAAGCTGCGCCGTGCTTCGGCCGCATCGGTCGTGTTGGCGGCCCGGGCATCGTCCCAGGAAATGGTGATGGTGTAGACCCGCTGGTTCAGCGCGACAGTGCCGGTTGCCGTGGCGCCGCCGAAGGCGACGATGTTGGTCTTGAAGTCATACAGGTCCTGGTCCCGGGTCACGCTGAGATTGGGCGAGGTGGGCGGTGTGATGGTGTAGTCGGCGGCGGAATTGGCGCGGATGCGGTCCAGCAGGTCATAGGCGATGAAGCTGGCCTGGCTGGTCATGCGCGAGCTGTCGGTGTACTTGAGCGCGTTGAGCTGGACCATTGCCGCCCCCAGCAAGCCTACGCCCAGGATCAGCACCGCCACCAGCACCTCGATCAGCGTCATGCCCTCCTGCGCTCTTCTACTGCAACCCTTCATCCGCAACTTCCATCCAATACAATGCGTCCATTGAGGCAAACATTGAGCGTCCTGCTCTGCGCCCCCCGTACGTAACTGAAGCCCACCGGAGTGGCCGGTGCCGATAATCCGCCCAGGTTGTTGAAATCGATACCGGTCACTTCTGAGGTTAGCGTCAGAGTCACGCCGCTGCCCATCGCTGGAACAACCCGCAACACATCGGTCGGGTTGGCCGGATTGCCCGTGTTGTCGTACACGATCAATTCACCGCTCCAGGCACCGCCCTGCGTCGTCGGGCGAATGCGTGTGGTAATGCCACGATTGATCGCTTCCATTCGCGCGAAGTTCAAGGCGCGGCGCAGGTCGCCGATCTCCGTATCGGCCTTGCTGCTTTGCAGCGAACCGGTGAACGACGGCACCGCCATGGTGATCAGGATCAGCAGCACGCCAAGGGCCACCAGCAGCTCGATCAGCGTGAAACCTTTTGTACGAAGATCCATCGATGCCCTCCGTTGCCGTCGGCTATACCTGCTTCTACAACGCTAGAACAAACCACCGCCATATGTGCAACCTTTGGCGAGGGGATTTAACCCCGCTGGGCTGCTCAGCAGCCCCAATGATGTTGATTCGTTCCTGCTTGAACCCCGCGAGGCCTGGTTTGGGGGCTGCTCGCAGCCCAGCGGGGATAAAACCCCTCGCCACCAATGATTCATAAGTTTTTAGTCCGCTCCACAATCTCCAGGGAGGAGACGTCATGTACCAACAGGGCTTCAGCCTGCTCGAACTGCTTATGGGACTGGCAATTGCCGCGATTGTTCTGCCTTGGGCCGGCACAAGCTACAAAGAACTGATCGAATCCATCCAGCGCGAGGACACGGCGCAGTTGCTGCTCAGCGGATTGCGCAGCGCCCGCAGCGAAGCCATCACGCGCAACCGTCGTGTATTGATACAAGGGATAGACAACGATTGGGGCAACGGCTGGCGGATCATGCTGGACGACAAGGAGCAAACCTTGCTGATGGAGCGCACTGCACGCGCCCGAGTGATCGGCAACTCGCCGGTCAAACGCAGGGTGAGGTTCGGCAGCCAGGGCGAAGCGCTCCACTCCAATGGCTCGTTCCAGGCCGGCACGCTGCATGTGTGCGCCAAACGCGGGCCGGTCAGCCATCATCAAGTGATACTGGCGCCTTCCGGTCGCGTCCGCCTGGAAAGTATCAAGGCCGAGCAGGCCTTGTGTGCAAAAGGACTCAAAGCAGGGAGCGGACGCGCAATTCCTTCGGCATCGAGAACGTAATGTTTTCCTCACGGCCAGCCAACTCATCGGCGCCGGTTGCGCCCCAAGCCTGCAACTGCTGGATCACGCCGCGCACCAGGACTTCCGGGGCGGACGCACCGGCGGTAATGCCGATCCGCTCGACGCCGTCGAACCAACTGCGTTGCATGTCTTCGGCGCCATCGATCAGGTAGGCCGGGGTGGACATGCGCTCGGCCAGCTCGCGCAAGCGGTTGGAGTTGGAGCTGTTCGGGCTGCCGACGACCAGGACCACGTCGCACTCGTTGGCCAGTTGCTTGACCGCGTCCTGGCGATTCTGGGTGGCGTAGCAGATGTCATCCTTGCGCGGTCCGCCAATGGCCGGGAAGCGCGAACGCAAGGCGTCGATGACCCGGCTGGTGTCGTCCATGGACAGGGTGGTCTGGGTGACGAAGGCAAGCTTTTCCGGGTTGCGCACCTGCAGTGCCGCCACGTCTTCCTCGTCCTCGACCAGGTAGATCGCGCCGCCGTTGCTTGCATCGTACTGGCCCATGGTGCCTTCGACTTCCGGGTGGCCCTCATGGCCGATCAGGATGCATTCGCGACCGTCGCGGCTGTAGCGCGCGACCTCGATGTGCACCTTGGTCACCAGCGGGCATGTGGCGTCGAACACTTTCAGGCCACGGCCGGCGGCTTCGGTACGCACCGCCTGGGACACGCCGTGGGCGCTGAAGATCACGATGACGTCATCCGGCACCTGATCCAGTTCCTCGACGAAAATGGCCCCGCGATTGCGCAGGTCCTCGACGACGAACTTGTTGTGCACCACTTCATGGCGCACGTAGATCGGCGGCCCGAAGACTTCCAGGGCGCGGTTGACGATTTCGATCGCCCGGTCCACGCCGGCGCAGAAGCCACGGGGGTTGGCGAGTTTGATTTGCATGCTGTGCCTCGTGTCTGTGGGAGCGAGCCTGCTCGCGAAGCGGTGGGTCAGTCAACTCGACGGTGGCTGTGAGTCAGCTTTCGCGAGCAAGCTCGCTCCCACAGGTATTGTGGGGGCGATAATTGCCGTTAAACCTTAAACCGCCTTGACCTCAAGAATTTCCACTTCGAAATTCAAGGTCTTGCCCGCCAATGGATGGTTGAAGTCCACGGTCACCTGGGCGTCGTCGAAAGCCTTTACCACACCCGGCAATTCGGTATTGGCCGCGTCGTTGAAAATCACCAGCAAGCCCTCGGACAACTCCATGTCCTGGAATTGCGAGCGTGGCATGGTCTGCACGTTTTGCGGGTTGGGCTGACCAAAGGCGTTTTCCGGTGGCACGACCACGGTGCGCTTGTCGCCGGCCTTGAAACCGAAGATCGCCGCCTCGAAGCCCGGCAGCAGGTTCCCGTCGCCGACCTTGAACACCGCCGGTGCCTTGTCAAAGGTGCTGTCGACGGTGTCGCCGTTTTCCAAGTGCAGGGCGAAGTGAAGCTTCACTTCGGTGTTTTG
This genomic interval carries:
- a CDS encoding pilus assembly protein — its product is MRNIRALRGWLWGVLLSLYLTAPVYGFTPSESPLLSAAAVTPNVMLLIDDSGSMNNIIWAAGFDPAATQTRTFACNSSSSCNDRYELDLDDSNILLVGLLRGGCSSGWHGFYRSGIGRICLRLPDPVGGGNTRYTARYLAYLVTLANGSSRDFTTGTIPNDYRINVARDVSTDLVANNRALRIGLATFNPPNSSNSGPGGYIARAISDLSPVSGSVTQTQANSNYSALINAINGLGAVANTPLAESYYEVTRYFRGMAPYYNGTPSTYTSPIQYRCQKNFGVVITDGLPTYDRTFPTNDPQGGSRLPNWDGISSNDGADPLGNAEGDTLYLDDIAKFAFDIDMRSTGTDVTGKSWDGAEFGRQYLNTYTVGFAVTNQMLSDAARYGAGKYYPATNSEGLSSALSSALSDITSKAGSGGGGTSNGATLTSTSSFYQTTYDPKDWRGTIRAFGFNSTGTVNTAAAQWTTDTAIVPGATAPIYQSWNTATNVPVTLAYGNFSPAQQASLSQGLPTGVTGNDLVEWSKGVNRTGLKVRSVLLGDIINSPLVLASPNDQTASDLVNDTSYSTYLTTKAANMNASLVVNANDGFFSVINSTNGTRRYAYMPSSVLPSLQFIADPSYINGVSHKFLVDGQVGVFDAQLGSVWKTLALGGTGAGGRAFYAVQLFDASAGNAIRALWEISAPTVANTANAFNDLGYAYARPEVARLADGRWAAFISNGYGSNTGVAALYVVDIRDGSLIRKIVVNSSETNNGLSSVKLRVNSQNVVQAAYGGDLRGRMWKFDLSGTSPNTWGLAFAGQPLFTAPGGATQPITAQPLLAENPQGGIQVFFGTGKFNESVDKLNKDLQGFYSIWDAAGGTGQMTVANLQAQSITSIFSGTTGQFVTTSQNNVAYPTQKGWYLPLIYNNALTGERVINPANLVLGRVVFTTAAVDTTDPCASFGTGKLIEVDAFNGKMLNYAVLDTNNDGSLNSLDTISAGVVFTGGIPTLSAVVSANGATNMIVNDSGGGITDLLGKAVGGSRRIMWRQIQ
- a CDS encoding PilW family protein; its protein translation is MNRRSRGFGLIELMIALVISLVVVLGVVQIFISAKNTYVSQNAAAVMQEDARFALSKMVQEIRMVGMFGCLASITDASSNNDFAASQITPIRWDNANRRLTLVTADIGNSGGTPAWTIISDCRNTATAYTDARIPASGQLAFPIRRLVYGFTNNQLLLGSGRGNPTMAVLVDNVRAFDVMFGVAGSATDIAASSYSANPTDPALIRSVRLTLTLFDPKNSVRDQTFNVVAALRNRLL
- the pilV gene encoding type IV pilus modification protein PilV yields the protein MKGCSRRAQEGMTLIEVLVAVLILGVGLLGAAMVQLNALKYTDSSRMTSQASFIAYDLLDRIRANSAADYTITPPTSPNLSVTRDQDLYDFKTNIVAFGGATATGTVALNQRVYTITISWDDARAANTTDAAEARRSFVLTSRVAVDPVATPP
- the thiO gene encoding glycine oxidase ThiO; this translates as MTKQQQVVIVGGGVIGLLTAFNLASEGQRVVLLDRSGVGQESSWAGGGIVSPLYPWRYSPAVTALAHWSQDFYPQLGERLFVATGIDPQVHVTGLYWLDLDDQDEALAWAEREGRPLRAVDISEVHDAVPVLGSGFSRAIYMADVANVRNPRLVKSLKAALLALPDVTLHEHCEVSGFIRDGGRVVGVHSSAGEIRGDEVVLAAGAWSGELLKTLGLKLPVEPVKGQMILYKCASDFLSSMVLAKGRYAIPRRDGHILVGSTLEREGFDKTPTDAALESLKASAEALIPELADAEVVGHWAGLRPGSPEGIPYIGVVPGFEGLWLNCGHYRNGLVLAPASCRLFVDLMLGRQPVVDPVPYLPSGRL
- a CDS encoding GspH/FimT family pseudopilin, whose product is MDLRTKGFTLIELLVALGVLLILITMAVPSFTGSLQSSKADTEIGDLRRALNFARMEAINRGITTRIRPTTQGGAWSGELIVYDNTGNPANPTDVLRVVPAMGSGVTLTLTSEVTGIDFNNLGGLSAPATPVGFSYVRGAQSRTLNVCLNGRIVLDGSCG
- a CDS encoding PilX N-terminal domain-containing pilus assembly protein; this encodes MRRQSMNSTSLKHRQRGMALLVSLVFLLLLTLIGLSSMQSATLQEKMTSSVMQRNQSFQLAEAALRVGESAVQVETYSLPVCTTTAQCAPPAESATVNAAGRNSSSGVLWVAAAGGFYGVQNIGTTVTAVNVPINTSATLYRITAVAVVGNNQRSVVESIYAKY
- the ispH gene encoding 4-hydroxy-3-methylbut-2-enyl diphosphate reductase — protein: MQIKLANPRGFCAGVDRAIEIVNRALEVFGPPIYVRHEVVHNKFVVEDLRNRGAIFVEELDQVPDDVIVIFSAHGVSQAVRTEAAGRGLKVFDATCPLVTKVHIEVARYSRDGRECILIGHEGHPEVEGTMGQYDASNGGAIYLVEDEEDVAALQVRNPEKLAFVTQTTLSMDDTSRVIDALRSRFPAIGGPRKDDICYATQNRQDAVKQLANECDVVLVVGSPNSSNSNRLRELAERMSTPAYLIDGAEDMQRSWFDGVERIGITAGASAPEVLVRGVIQQLQAWGATGADELAGREENITFSMPKELRVRSLL
- the fkpB gene encoding FKBP-type peptidyl-prolyl cis-trans isomerase — encoded protein: MTEQRIAQNTEVKLHFALHLENGDTVDSTFDKAPAVFKVGDGNLLPGFEAAIFGFKAGDKRTVVVPPENAFGQPNPQNVQTMPRSQFQDMELSEGLLVIFNDAANTELPGVVKAFDDAQVTVDFNHPLAGKTLNFEVEILEVKAV
- a CDS encoding GspH/FimT family pseudopilin, which encodes MYQQGFSLLELLMGLAIAAIVLPWAGTSYKELIESIQREDTAQLLLSGLRSARSEAITRNRRVLIQGIDNDWGNGWRIMLDDKEQTLLMERTARARVIGNSPVKRRVRFGSQGEALHSNGSFQAGTLHVCAKRGPVSHHQVILAPSGRVRLESIKAEQALCAKGLKAGSGRAIPSASRT
- a CDS encoding type IV pilin protein, with the protein product MHRSNRGFTLIEIMIVIAIIGIVITIGYPSLTEYMKKARRTEIASLLSEQAQILERHYSKNNVYTNATGLSTGNDFYTITPTTLTDQAFTLTALRKSGSSMATDKCGDFTINNTGKRDIVNSAADVTAKDCWGR